In Geopsychrobacter electrodiphilus DSM 16401, a single window of DNA contains:
- a CDS encoding 3'-5' exoribonuclease YhaM family protein, whose amino-acid sequence MKQIYVNQIGERDQVEAVFLVRECTQAMARNGKPYMTLKLMDRTGEIEARVWDRVEEWARLFAKNDFLQISGRGNLYMGKMQLVVQDLKKVSEDSIDLADFMPVSKRPLVEMRGELDELLASMTDGPFGELMRAFFADAKFFKLYSRAPAAKGMHHVFLGGLLEHSLAVAALACDIAKRYAQVDRDLLIAGALMHDVGKIAELSYERSFDYTDEGKLIGHIVMGVEMIEERSRTIPDFPRQQVMLLKHLLLSHHGQYEYGSPKRPKILEAVILSFIDDLDSKINGIQTHIDKEPARTGDWTGYHRLYDRYFYAPLEPQDAAIVEATAPVAQRPQTSEPAKVYRSRNEPLGFTLGEKLAGQNLPLFGNDKKDK is encoded by the coding sequence TTGAAACAGATTTATGTCAATCAGATCGGTGAACGAGATCAGGTCGAGGCGGTTTTTCTGGTACGTGAATGTACCCAGGCCATGGCGCGCAACGGCAAGCCCTATATGACCCTGAAACTGATGGACCGCACCGGTGAGATTGAAGCCCGGGTCTGGGACCGGGTTGAGGAGTGGGCGAGGCTGTTCGCCAAAAACGACTTTCTGCAGATCAGCGGTCGCGGCAATCTATATATGGGCAAGATGCAGCTGGTGGTTCAGGACCTGAAGAAGGTCAGTGAGGATTCGATTGACCTCGCCGACTTCATGCCGGTATCGAAGCGACCGCTGGTCGAGATGCGCGGCGAACTTGATGAGTTGCTCGCCTCGATGACAGACGGTCCCTTCGGAGAATTGATGCGTGCTTTCTTCGCGGATGCCAAGTTTTTCAAGCTTTATAGTCGCGCCCCTGCTGCCAAGGGGATGCATCATGTCTTTCTTGGCGGCTTGCTCGAACATTCGTTGGCCGTTGCGGCTTTAGCCTGTGATATCGCCAAGCGCTACGCTCAGGTTGATCGGGATTTGTTGATCGCGGGTGCCTTGATGCACGATGTCGGTAAAATCGCCGAACTCAGTTATGAACGGTCCTTTGATTATACCGATGAGGGGAAATTAATCGGGCATATCGTGATGGGCGTCGAAATGATAGAAGAGCGCTCCCGTACCATCCCGGATTTTCCTCGTCAGCAGGTGATGTTGCTGAAACATCTGCTGTTGTCGCATCATGGCCAGTATGAATACGGTTCTCCCAAGCGGCCCAAAATACTTGAAGCGGTGATTTTGAGTTTCATCGATGACCTTGATTCCAAGATTAACGGGATACAGACTCACATCGATAAAGAACCTGCTCGCACCGGAGACTGGACCGGCTACCATCGGTTGTATGATCGCTATTTTTACGCTCCGCTTGAACCTCAGGATGCGGCCATTGTCGAAGCGACTGCCCCGGTTGCGCAGCGTCCTCAGACGTCGGAGCCTGCCAAGGTGTATCGTTCACGGAATGAACCCCTCGGCTTTACCCTGGGCGAAAAATTGGCCGGCCAGAATCTGCCTCTGTTCGGCAATGATAAAAAGGACAAATAA
- a CDS encoding hybrid sensor histidine kinase/response regulator — protein sequence MLKEHTSQFAGEKILIADDEAVIVDLTALLLRGRGFEVLIAHNGKECLEQIKKEHPSLVLLDYMMPVMDGETALKEIVQYYPDTYVIMFTGKGSEEVAVRLMKAGAADYLQKPFVNSSLLERIDTVLLIRQIELNNRDLQREKETLQQEIEAWSLHLERRVEEKSKELDLAHREILLSEKLAALGHITAGMAHEIRNPLNAINLFAQILSGAYSADVENSSYIRKIIEEVERIDGILIKMLAASRGSMAPRSEVKFDLIARKVLSACEVLCRSQRVEVNFQIADNFPSIIADPNEIEQIFTNLVTNALFEMQEGGALGLHLSYSDDFIYLKISDTGRGIPDEHLSQIFDPFFTTKEKGTGFGLSVVLRIVRGYGGQIKAESEVGSGTTFIVKLPATPASTE from the coding sequence ATGCTGAAGGAACATACCAGTCAGTTTGCAGGTGAGAAAATCCTGATAGCCGATGATGAGGCCGTTATCGTCGACCTGACTGCACTGCTGTTACGCGGACGCGGGTTCGAGGTATTGATCGCCCATAACGGCAAGGAATGCCTTGAACAGATCAAGAAGGAACATCCTTCGCTGGTGTTGCTCGACTATATGATGCCGGTGATGGATGGAGAAACCGCATTAAAAGAGATCGTCCAGTATTATCCGGATACCTACGTCATCATGTTTACCGGCAAGGGGAGCGAAGAGGTTGCTGTTCGTCTGATGAAGGCCGGCGCGGCAGACTATCTGCAGAAACCCTTCGTCAACAGCAGTCTGCTGGAGCGGATTGATACTGTGCTGTTGATTCGTCAGATTGAACTTAACAATCGTGACCTTCAGCGCGAAAAAGAGACTCTGCAACAGGAGATTGAAGCCTGGAGTCTGCACCTTGAACGCCGGGTTGAGGAGAAATCCAAAGAGCTGGATCTGGCTCATCGCGAGATTCTGCTCTCCGAAAAGCTTGCAGCGCTGGGCCATATCACGGCGGGGATGGCCCATGAGATTCGCAATCCCCTGAATGCGATTAATCTATTTGCCCAGATTTTGTCCGGGGCTTACAGTGCCGATGTCGAAAACAGTAGTTATATCCGCAAAATTATTGAGGAGGTCGAACGAATCGACGGTATCCTGATCAAGATGCTGGCGGCAAGTCGTGGCTCCATGGCCCCGCGCAGTGAAGTCAAATTTGATCTGATTGCGCGCAAGGTTTTAAGTGCCTGCGAGGTCTTGTGTCGTTCACAGCGCGTTGAGGTAAATTTCCAGATCGCGGATAACTTCCCTTCAATAATCGCCGATCCGAATGAAATTGAACAGATTTTCACCAATCTGGTGACTAATGCGCTGTTCGAAATGCAGGAAGGTGGAGCTCTGGGCCTTCATCTCAGCTATTCCGATGATTTTATTTATTTGAAGATTTCTGATACCGGCCGGGGCATTCCGGATGAGCATCTGAGTCAGATCTTTGATCCCTTCTTCACCACCAAGGAGAAGGGGACCGGGTTCGGCTTGTCGGTGGTGCTGCGGATCGTGCGTGGCTACGGTGGTCAGATCAAGGCCGAGAGTGAAGTCGGTAGTGGTACGACCTTTATCGTCAAACTCCCGGCGACACCAGCCTCAACGGAATAA
- a CDS encoding NfeD family protein, translated as MNITILWWYWFAFGMLLMMVEIFVPSFTIFWFGLAALVVALLVGIAPDVALSWQLTCWAFASILFTLLWFRYFKPLMLDRTKAGISLEAVLGQTGQVVRLPREGGRGLVRFVMPLLGAEEWEFLCGDDLAIGDRVMVVDVSGNTLVVTKKGS; from the coding sequence ATGAATATCACAATACTCTGGTGGTACTGGTTCGCATTCGGCATGCTCTTGATGATGGTAGAAATTTTTGTCCCCAGCTTCACCATCTTCTGGTTCGGATTGGCTGCGCTGGTCGTCGCGTTGCTGGTTGGAATTGCGCCTGATGTTGCGCTCAGCTGGCAACTGACCTGCTGGGCCTTTGCGAGTATTCTTTTCACGCTTCTCTGGTTTCGCTATTTCAAGCCGCTGATGCTTGATCGCACTAAAGCCGGGATCAGTCTGGAAGCGGTGTTGGGCCAGACCGGGCAGGTGGTTCGCCTGCCACGAGAGGGGGGGCGCGGACTGGTCAGATTTGTCATGCCGTTACTCGGGGCGGAAGAATGGGAGTTTTTGTGCGGTGATGATCTGGCCATTGGTGATCGGGTGATGGTCGTCGACGTGTCAGGGAACACTCTGGTCGTTACTAAAAAAGGGTCTTGA
- the coaBC gene encoding bifunctional phosphopantothenoylcysteine decarboxylase/phosphopantothenate--cysteine ligase CoaBC, translating to MLYGKTIVLGVSGGIAAYKAVELLRLLTKARAEVHVVMTKNAREFVTPLTFQTLSHHPVHTEMFDLNQEQEIGHISLADRADLFLVAPATANLIGKLANGLADDLLSTSLMATKAPVLLCPAMNTNMYENVHYQRNHRLLVADGYHLLEPISGDLACGWQGAGKLPDPQQIFAEACRLLAPADLTGVRLLITAGPTREELDPVRYLSNYSSGKMGYAIARVAAARGAAVTLISGPVALSAPAGVKTLQVTSALEMQSVLNENYAEVDVVIMAAAVADYRPAHKAEQKIKKNTSEFSLSLERNPDLLAELGQRKTGQILVGFAAETENLVANATTKLKNKNLDLIVANDITAEGAGFGSETNLVKLLFADGRQEELPLLSKDEVAAQLLNRIVLLLKK from the coding sequence ATGCTTTACGGAAAAACGATTGTCCTCGGTGTCAGTGGCGGTATCGCGGCCTATAAGGCTGTTGAACTGCTGCGGTTGCTGACCAAGGCGCGGGCTGAAGTTCATGTGGTGATGACGAAAAACGCCCGTGAATTTGTCACTCCGCTGACCTTTCAGACCCTGTCACATCACCCGGTTCATACCGAAATGTTCGACCTGAATCAGGAACAGGAGATCGGCCATATCTCACTGGCTGATCGTGCTGATCTTTTTCTGGTGGCACCGGCAACGGCAAATCTGATCGGGAAATTGGCCAACGGCCTGGCAGATGATCTGCTCTCGACCAGCCTGATGGCGACTAAAGCGCCGGTGCTGCTCTGTCCGGCGATGAACACCAATATGTATGAAAACGTCCATTACCAGCGCAACCATCGCCTTCTGGTCGCGGATGGCTATCATCTGCTCGAACCGATCAGTGGTGATCTCGCCTGTGGCTGGCAGGGGGCCGGGAAACTTCCCGATCCGCAACAGATTTTTGCTGAAGCCTGCAGATTGCTGGCACCGGCAGACCTCACGGGTGTACGTCTGCTGATAACTGCTGGCCCGACACGTGAAGAGCTTGATCCGGTGCGTTATCTGAGCAACTATTCTTCCGGTAAAATGGGTTATGCTATAGCCCGGGTCGCGGCCGCCCGTGGTGCCGCGGTGACCCTGATCTCAGGTCCGGTTGCCTTGAGCGCACCTGCCGGAGTCAAGACCCTGCAGGTGACGAGCGCCCTCGAGATGCAGTCTGTGCTGAATGAGAATTATGCCGAGGTGGATGTGGTGATCATGGCGGCGGCTGTCGCCGATTACCGTCCGGCCCACAAGGCAGAGCAGAAGATCAAAAAGAATACCTCTGAGTTCAGTCTTTCTTTGGAGAGAAATCCTGATCTTCTGGCCGAGCTCGGTCAGCGTAAAACGGGGCAGATTCTGGTCGGCTTTGCCGCTGAAACCGAAAACCTCGTAGCCAACGCAACGACCAAACTTAAAAATAAAAACCTTGACCTGATCGTGGCGAATGACATCACGGCAGAGGGTGCCGGTTTCGGAAGCGAGACCAATCTGGTGAAACTTCTCTTTGCTGATGGGCGCCAGGAAGAGTTGCCGCTCTTGAGTAAGGATGAGGTCGCAGCGCAACTGCTTAACAGGATTGTGCTTCTGCTGAAAAAATAA
- a CDS encoding SPFH domain-containing protein, translated as MAGLVIAAIFAFLVLISIFLGVRLVPQGSKFVVQRLGKFHIVLSPGLNIIIPYVDSVAYKVTTKDIVLDIPSQEVITKDNVVIIANAVAFINIIHPEKAVYGVENYTIAIENLVQTSLRSIVGEMQLDDALSSREMIKAKLKTSISDDIADWGIMLKTVEIQDIKPSDTMQTAMENQAAAERLRRAAVTKADGAKQAAILEAEGRFEASKRDAQAKIVLAEASQQAIEKVSRAIQDQELPVMYLLGEKYIESIKDIAVSNNSKTIMLPADIPAAIRGIMGGIKH; from the coding sequence ATGGCAGGTCTGGTTATTGCGGCAATTTTTGCGTTTTTGGTGCTGATTTCTATTTTTCTCGGGGTCCGTCTGGTACCGCAGGGCTCCAAGTTTGTCGTGCAGCGTCTCGGTAAGTTTCACATCGTCCTGTCCCCGGGGCTGAATATTATTATTCCCTATGTCGACAGCGTCGCCTATAAGGTCACCACCAAGGATATCGTGCTCGATATCCCCAGCCAGGAAGTCATCACCAAGGACAACGTTGTCATCATTGCCAACGCGGTGGCTTTTATCAACATCATCCACCCTGAAAAAGCGGTCTACGGGGTGGAGAACTATACCATTGCGATCGAAAATCTTGTCCAGACCTCACTCCGCTCGATTGTTGGTGAGATGCAGCTTGATGATGCCCTGTCAAGCCGCGAGATGATCAAAGCCAAGCTCAAGACCAGTATCTCGGATGACATTGCCGACTGGGGGATTATGCTCAAGACAGTTGAAATTCAGGATATTAAACCGAGTGACACCATGCAGACCGCGATGGAGAATCAGGCCGCGGCTGAACGGCTACGGCGTGCGGCGGTCACCAAGGCCGACGGTGCGAAGCAGGCGGCAATTCTTGAGGCCGAAGGGCGCTTTGAAGCATCCAAGCGGGACGCCCAGGCCAAGATCGTGTTGGCTGAGGCCAGTCAACAGGCCATTGAAAAGGTTAGCCGCGCGATTCAGGATCAGGAACTGCCGGTCATGTATCTGCTCGGTGAAAAATATATCGAAAGTATCAAGGATATTGCGGTCAGTAATAACAGCAAAACCATCATGCTGCCGGCAGATATTCCGGCCGCGATCCGCGGCATTATGGGTGGGATCAAGCACTAA
- a CDS encoding MBL fold metallo-hydrolase, giving the protein MIVEVIEVGPLQVNCIILGCEATRKAVVIDPGADIELIEASLSKHRLSVELILNTHGHFDHIGANRALKASTGALLMIHKDDVELLQMARLQAATYGLNADDSPPPDKELQEGQTLSFGEESLQVLHTPGHSPGCVCFYREGLLVSGDTLFAGSVGRTDLPGGNHEQLLQSLRDKVVGLPPETKVICGHGPVTTIARELRHNPYLAS; this is encoded by the coding sequence ATGATAGTTGAAGTCATTGAGGTCGGTCCTCTGCAGGTGAACTGCATTATTCTGGGCTGCGAAGCGACGCGCAAGGCGGTGGTTATTGATCCGGGTGCCGATATCGAGCTCATTGAAGCGTCTTTGAGCAAGCATAGGTTAAGTGTCGAACTGATTCTTAACACCCACGGACATTTCGATCACATCGGCGCTAATCGCGCGCTGAAGGCCTCGACCGGTGCACTCCTCATGATCCATAAGGACGATGTCGAATTGCTGCAGATGGCGCGTCTGCAAGCCGCAACTTACGGGCTGAATGCCGATGATTCGCCGCCGCCCGATAAAGAGCTGCAGGAGGGTCAAACCCTGTCCTTCGGTGAGGAGAGTCTTCAAGTCCTGCACACCCCCGGACATTCTCCCGGGTGCGTCTGTTTCTACCGCGAAGGCTTGCTCGTTTCCGGCGATACTCTGTTTGCCGGCTCGGTCGGTCGAACCGATCTTCCCGGAGGGAACCATGAGCAACTGCTGCAGAGCCTGCGCGATAAAGTGGTCGGTCTGCCTCCTGAGACCAAGGTTATCTGCGGGCATGGCCCGGTGACGACCATCGCTCGTGAACTGCGGCATAACCCCTATCTGGCGAGCTGA
- a CDS encoding zinc dependent phospholipase C family protein, with the protein MKQHTMCFAAVILFFVTLLHPGDVFAWGAGVHLTLGARLLANPQALPEALKALLAAWPFDFLYGCVAADITLGKKFTHYLEHCHNWRIGLKILDNAKSPQHKACAWGYIAHLAADTVAHNYFVPFKMTRTFNTVMLKHTYWEMRAENQVTEEIWQLARDLGKRDYRSHDAMLSSVLSDTILSFRTNKRLFNSILLVSRLQQWQKLLNGVTIRSKWEFTAEDQQEYVDLAFTAIEGILGDERSPFWQADPTGDRALTAARLIRRNLNMLWLDGKLRPEDADMILGDLKQRFRAGITDPDSLLDLLIQV; encoded by the coding sequence ATGAAACAACATACCATGTGCTTCGCCGCCGTCATTCTATTTTTTGTCACCCTGCTGCATCCTGGAGATGTTTTTGCCTGGGGTGCCGGGGTACATCTGACTCTCGGTGCCAGGCTTCTAGCCAACCCGCAGGCCTTACCTGAGGCGCTCAAGGCACTATTGGCCGCCTGGCCCTTCGATTTTCTCTACGGTTGTGTCGCTGCCGATATTACCCTGGGAAAGAAGTTTACCCACTATCTTGAGCACTGTCACAACTGGCGGATCGGCTTGAAAATTCTCGACAATGCCAAGAGCCCGCAGCATAAGGCCTGCGCCTGGGGATATATCGCTCATCTTGCCGCAGACACTGTCGCCCACAACTATTTTGTTCCCTTCAAGATGACCCGCACCTTCAATACCGTGATGCTCAAACACACCTACTGGGAAATGCGCGCCGAAAATCAGGTGACTGAAGAGATCTGGCAGCTGGCTCGCGATCTGGGCAAGAGAGATTACCGCAGCCACGATGCCATGCTCAGCAGCGTACTCTCAGATACCATCTTGTCGTTCCGCACCAACAAGCGACTGTTCAATTCAATCCTGCTGGTCAGTCGATTGCAGCAGTGGCAAAAGCTGTTGAACGGCGTCACAATACGTTCAAAGTGGGAATTTACCGCCGAAGATCAGCAGGAATATGTCGACCTGGCTTTCACCGCCATCGAAGGGATTCTGGGGGACGAACGGAGTCCTTTCTGGCAGGCTGATCCAACCGGTGACAGAGCACTGACCGCCGCCAGGTTAATTCGCAGAAACCTCAACATGCTCTGGCTCGACGGCAAGCTTCGTCCTGAAGATGCTGACATGATTCTGGGGGATTTAAAACAGCGCTTTCGCGCCGGAATCACCGACCCCGACAGCCTGCTCGACCTCTTGATTCAGGTTTGA
- a CDS encoding NAD(P)/FAD-dependent oxidoreductase, which produces MALRLRELRLHLDEDESLLAARAAQQLSLNLIDLQDFRIVRKGVDARKKSDILRVYTVEFGIADESGLLKRQAQNPLLSRVEPPDSFDPIRLGKRRRVIVVGMGPAGYFAALTLQKNGADVLLVERGKPVAERLKDVQSFWRGGPLNPQSNIQYGEGGAGTFSDGKLTTRINHPLVTEVLKALIEFGAPEEILYQAKPHIGSDRLRKVLVRMRQCLLAGGAEIRFSTCLTDLVQGAGGLAGAILNGDQFEACDSLVLAVGHSARDTYRMLQQQKVALESKPFAIGLRVEHPLELINRIQYGHPNHPHLGAAEYALTWQDKTAGRGVYSFCMCPGGVIVNASSEPDGVVVNGMSDFKRDAAWSNSALVVTVGGEDFGSADPLAGMNFQRHWEEQAYQAAGSCGAAPGQSLLSFLNGRSADFSSSCQPAAVEADLSRVLPPAVTESLRRGLPHFDQRMRGFVGSEAMLLGVETRTSAPLRILRAEDGCSLNLPGLFPAGEGAGYAGGIMSAAIDGIKTANLVTCHLNKR; this is translated from the coding sequence ATGGCACTGCGTTTACGCGAACTCAGATTACATCTGGATGAAGATGAATCCCTGTTGGCCGCTCGGGCTGCACAGCAACTATCGCTGAATCTGATCGATCTTCAGGATTTCAGGATTGTGCGCAAAGGGGTGGATGCGCGCAAAAAATCTGACATTTTAAGAGTCTATACTGTCGAGTTCGGTATTGCTGATGAGTCGGGCCTGCTCAAACGTCAAGCGCAAAACCCTCTACTAAGTCGGGTTGAGCCCCCCGATTCTTTTGATCCGATTCGGCTGGGCAAGCGTCGCCGCGTCATCGTGGTCGGTATGGGTCCGGCAGGTTATTTTGCTGCACTGACCCTGCAGAAGAATGGTGCCGATGTCCTGCTGGTCGAGCGGGGAAAACCAGTCGCCGAGCGCCTGAAGGATGTTCAGTCGTTCTGGCGTGGTGGCCCGTTGAATCCGCAGAGCAATATCCAATACGGCGAAGGCGGGGCAGGGACTTTTTCGGACGGCAAGCTGACCACCCGCATCAACCATCCGTTGGTAACCGAAGTTCTCAAAGCTCTGATTGAATTCGGTGCGCCCGAAGAGATCCTTTATCAGGCCAAACCACATATCGGCTCGGATCGATTGCGCAAGGTGCTGGTAAGGATGCGGCAGTGTCTGCTGGCGGGTGGCGCCGAGATCCGCTTTTCGACATGCCTGACCGATCTGGTGCAGGGGGCCGGGGGGCTGGCCGGGGCGATTCTCAACGGCGACCAGTTTGAAGCCTGCGACAGTCTGGTACTGGCGGTCGGACACAGTGCGCGTGATACCTACCGCATGTTGCAGCAGCAAAAGGTCGCGCTGGAGAGTAAACCCTTCGCGATCGGTCTTCGCGTTGAACATCCCCTGGAGTTGATCAATAGGATTCAGTACGGTCATCCCAATCATCCGCACCTCGGCGCCGCTGAATATGCCCTGACCTGGCAGGATAAAACCGCCGGGCGCGGTGTTTACTCCTTCTGCATGTGTCCGGGGGGCGTGATTGTCAACGCCTCGTCTGAACCAGACGGGGTGGTGGTGAACGGGATGAGTGACTTCAAACGCGACGCCGCATGGTCGAACAGCGCACTGGTTGTGACCGTTGGAGGTGAAGATTTCGGCTCGGCTGATCCTCTGGCCGGAATGAATTTTCAACGTCATTGGGAAGAGCAGGCTTATCAAGCCGCTGGCAGCTGTGGTGCAGCACCGGGGCAGTCTTTACTCAGTTTTTTGAATGGCCGTAGCGCGGATTTTAGCTCGAGTTGCCAACCTGCTGCCGTTGAAGCTGACCTGAGCCGGGTCCTGCCTCCGGCAGTAACTGAGTCACTGCGGCGCGGACTTCCCCATTTTGATCAACGCATGCGCGGTTTTGTCGGCTCGGAAGCGATGCTGCTGGGGGTCGAGACCCGCACCAGCGCACCCTTAAGGATTTTGCGTGCGGAAGACGGTTGTTCGCTCAATCTACCCGGGTTATTCCCCGCCGGAGAAGGCGCCGGTTATGCTGGCGGCATCATGAGTGCCGCCATTGATGGCATCAAAACCGCAAATCTAGTAACCTGTCATCTCAACAAACGTTAA
- a CDS encoding uracil-DNA glycosylase, producing the protein MPDKLYQECHAVISGCRAIFEDLLESGVVRVPLDIPKQATLHSVTEVESMAQPHPIEMSAEDALAAIQCELVDCQRCGLGHRRRQVVFGVGNPNARLVLIGEAPDAEEDAQGEPFAGEPGQLLDRILFAMKLSREEVYLCNVVKCHPSLEGDPQKEDFEICEPFLKRQLAAISPEVILALGPFASQLLLQSSEQLSKLRGHWQDYAGTPLMPTFHPATLLQNPAAKHQVWEDVKQVMHRLQDGEG; encoded by the coding sequence ATGCCCGACAAATTATATCAGGAATGTCACGCGGTGATCAGTGGATGTCGCGCCATTTTTGAAGATCTGCTCGAGTCCGGCGTAGTGCGGGTTCCGCTGGATATCCCGAAACAAGCCACCTTGCACAGTGTGACCGAAGTGGAGTCGATGGCGCAACCCCATCCCATTGAGATGTCCGCTGAAGATGCGCTTGCCGCGATTCAATGCGAACTGGTTGATTGCCAGAGGTGTGGCCTCGGACACCGGCGCCGGCAAGTGGTGTTCGGAGTTGGCAATCCCAACGCCCGATTAGTCCTGATCGGCGAAGCTCCAGATGCGGAGGAAGATGCCCAGGGTGAACCTTTTGCCGGCGAGCCGGGGCAACTTCTCGATCGCATCCTGTTCGCGATGAAACTGAGCCGTGAAGAGGTCTACCTCTGCAATGTTGTTAAATGCCACCCTTCACTCGAGGGTGATCCTCAAAAAGAGGACTTTGAGATTTGTGAACCTTTTTTAAAACGCCAGCTGGCAGCAATTTCGCCAGAGGTGATTTTGGCCCTCGGGCCTTTTGCCTCCCAGTTATTGCTTCAGTCTAGTGAGCAACTGAGTAAACTGCGTGGGCACTGGCAAGACTACGCCGGGACCCCGCTGATGCCGACCTTTCATCCGGCGACTCTGTTGCAGAATCCCGCCGCAAAGCATCAGGTCTGGGAAGATGTCAAACAGGTAATGCACCGTCTGCAAGATGGTGAAGGTTGA